CTGGTTGACATTCTAAAGCTTTGCATATTGCCTCTAAAGTTGAGAATCGAATAGCTTTTGCTTTTCCATTCTTTAATATGGAAATGTTCGCCATGGTTATTCCAACCCTCTCTGAAAGTTCTGTGACACTCATTTTTCTTTTAGCCAGCATCACATCAATATTAATTATAATCGCCATATTCTTCACCTCATATCGTTAAGTCATTATCATTTTTTATATCTATGGCATTTTTTAATAATTTTTGAAGCACAGCAGCAAAGACTGCGATAACCATTGGTGCAAAAATAAAGATCATTCCAATTAGTATAGCACCTGGAGCATCGTCT
This genomic stretch from Irregularibacter muris harbors:
- a CDS encoding helix-turn-helix domain-containing protein, which codes for MAIIINIDVMLAKRKMSVTELSERVGITMANISILKNGKAKAIRFSTLEAICKALECQPGDILEYKSDEESQR